Proteins encoded in a region of the Pseudomonas sp. PDNC002 genome:
- the aruF gene encoding arginine/ornithine succinyltransferase subunit alpha — MLVMRPAQVADLQQVQRLAADSPVGVTSLPDDAERLREKILASEASFAAEVSFNGEESYFFVLEDTDTGRLVGCSAIVASAGFSEPFYSFRNETFVHASRELKIHNKIHVLSLCHDLTGNSLLTSFYVERDLVNTPIAELNSRGRLLFMASHPERFADAVVVEIVGYSDEQGQSPFWNAIGRNFFDLDYTEAEKLSGLKSRTFLAELMPHYPIYVPLLPDDAQEAMGQVHPRAQITFDILMRDGFESDNYVDIFDGGPALHARTSGIRSIAQSRQVPVRIGEGGKGNRGYLVTNGQLQDFRAIVVELDWVPGKPVTLNQQAAEALGIGEGASVRLVAI, encoded by the coding sequence ATGCTGGTGATGCGCCCCGCCCAAGTGGCCGACCTGCAGCAAGTGCAGCGTCTCGCCGCGGACAGCCCGGTCGGCGTCACGTCGCTGCCGGACGACGCGGAACGCCTGCGGGAAAAGATCCTTGCCTCGGAGGCCTCGTTCGCCGCCGAAGTGAGCTTCAACGGTGAAGAGAGCTATTTCTTCGTGCTGGAAGACACCGACACCGGCCGCCTGGTCGGCTGCTCGGCCATCGTCGCCTCGGCCGGTTTCTCCGAACCGTTCTACAGCTTCCGCAACGAGACCTTCGTGCACGCCTCCCGCGAGCTGAAGATCCATAACAAGATCCACGTCCTGTCGCTGTGCCACGACCTCACCGGCAACAGCCTGCTGACCAGCTTCTACGTCGAGCGCGACCTGGTGAACACGCCGATCGCCGAGCTCAACTCCCGTGGCCGCCTGCTGTTCATGGCCAGCCACCCGGAGCGCTTCGCCGACGCGGTGGTGGTGGAGATCGTCGGCTACAGCGACGAGCAGGGCCAGTCGCCGTTCTGGAACGCCATCGGGCGCAACTTCTTCGACCTCGACTACACCGAGGCCGAGAAGCTCTCGGGGCTGAAGAGCCGCACCTTCCTCGCCGAGCTGATGCCGCACTATCCGATCTACGTGCCGCTGCTGCCGGACGACGCGCAGGAGGCCATGGGCCAGGTGCATCCGCGTGCGCAGATCACCTTCGACATCCTGATGCGCGATGGCTTCGAATCCGACAACTACGTCGACATCTTCGATGGTGGCCCGGCGCTGCACGCGCGCACCTCGGGCATCCGCTCCATCGCCCAGAGCCGTCAGGTGCCGGTGCGCATCGGTGAAGGCGGCAAGGGCAATCGCGGTTACCTGGTGACCAACGGCCAGCTGCAGGATTTCCGCGCCATCGTCGTCGAACTCGACTGGGTACCGGGCAAGCCCGTGACTCTGAACCAGCAAGCCGCCGAAGCCCTGGGCATCGGCGAGGGCGCCAGCGTGCGCCTGGTTGCGATCTGA
- the astA gene encoding arginine N-succinyltransferase, with protein MIVRPVTSADLPALFDLARSTGTGLTTLPANEQRLQHRVNWAEKAFRGEAERADADYLFVLENDDGKVVGISAVAGAVGLREPWYNYRVGLTVSASQELGIHREIPTLFLANDLTGQSELCSLFLHADHRAGLNGRLLSKARFLFIAEFRELFGDKVIAEMRGMSDAAGRSPFWESLGRHFFKMEFSQADYLTGVGNKAFIAELMPKFPLYSCFLSEDAREVIGRVHPDTEPALAMLKAEGFSYQGYVDIFDAGPAIEAPTEKIRAIADSQNLVLAIGTPGDDAEPFLIHNRKREECRITAAPARLAAGSLVVDAQTAKRLRLSAGASVRAVPLSGKRN; from the coding sequence ATGATCGTCCGTCCCGTAACCAGCGCCGACCTGCCGGCTCTTTTCGATCTGGCGCGCAGCACCGGCACCGGCCTGACCACGCTGCCAGCCAATGAACAGCGCCTGCAGCACCGCGTGAACTGGGCCGAAAAAGCCTTCCGCGGCGAAGCCGAGCGCGCCGATGCCGACTACCTGTTCGTCCTCGAAAACGATGACGGCAAGGTGGTGGGGATTTCCGCCGTCGCTGGCGCCGTCGGCCTCCGCGAGCCCTGGTACAACTACCGCGTCGGCCTGACCGTCAGCGCCTCCCAGGAACTGGGCATCCATCGCGAGATTCCCACGCTGTTCCTGGCCAACGACCTCACCGGGCAGTCCGAGTTGTGCTCGCTGTTCCTGCATGCCGACCATCGCGCCGGCCTGAATGGCCGGCTGCTGTCCAAGGCACGCTTCCTGTTCATCGCCGAATTCCGCGAGCTGTTCGGCGACAAGGTGATCGCCGAGATGCGCGGCATGTCCGACGCGGCTGGCCGTTCGCCGTTCTGGGAAAGCCTGGGCCGGCACTTCTTCAAGATGGAGTTCAGCCAGGCCGACTACCTGACCGGCGTGGGCAACAAGGCCTTCATCGCCGAGCTGATGCCCAAGTTCCCGCTCTACAGCTGCTTCCTCTCCGAGGATGCGCGCGAAGTGATTGGCCGCGTCCACCCGGACACCGAGCCGGCGCTGGCCATGCTCAAGGCCGAGGGTTTCAGCTACCAGGGTTACGTCGACATCTTCGACGCCGGCCCCGCCATCGAGGCGCCGACCGAGAAGATCCGCGCCATCGCCGACAGCCAGAACCTGGTGCTGGCCATCGGCACGCCGGGCGATGACGCCGAGCCCTTCCTGATCCACAACCGCAAGCGCGAGGAGTGCCGCATCACCGCCGCACCCGCGCGCCTGGCCGCTGGTTCGCTGGTGGTCGATGCGCAGACCGCCAAGCGCCTGCGCCTGTCCGCCGGGGCTTCGGTCCGCGCGGTGCCCCTCTCCGGAAAACGCAACTGA
- the astD gene encoding succinylglutamate-semialdehyde dehydrogenase — MMNTHYIAGQWLAGEGEPLESLCPVSQAVVWSGRAASEQQVAAAVAAARNAFPAWARRPVEERIAVLERFAASLKGRSEELARAIGEETGKPLWEAATEVTSMVNKVAISVQAFRERTGEKSGPLADATAVLRHKPHGVVAVFGPYNFPGHLPNGHIVPALLAGNAVVFKPSELTPKVAELTLQAWIEAGIPAGVINLVQGARDTGVALAGNGDIDGLFFTGSSRTGNLLHSQFGGRPQKILALEMGGNNPLVVDEVKDVDAAVYTIIQSAFISAGQRCTCARRLLVPQGAWGDALLERLVAVASTIKVGRFDEQPAPFMGSVISLAAAEHLIKAQDNLLAKGAKPLLAMTQPLATAALLTPGILDVTVVAERPDEEFFGPLLQVIRYADFDAAVREANATQYGLAAGLLSDSRERYEDFLIESRAGIVNWNKQLTGAASSAPFGGIGASGNHRPSAYYAADYCAYPVASLESDSLSLPATLTPGVSL; from the coding sequence ATGATGAATACCCACTACATTGCCGGCCAGTGGCTGGCGGGCGAAGGCGAGCCGCTGGAATCGCTCTGTCCGGTCAGCCAGGCCGTGGTCTGGTCCGGCCGTGCCGCCTCCGAGCAGCAGGTCGCCGCCGCCGTTGCCGCCGCGCGCAATGCCTTCCCGGCCTGGGCGCGCCGCCCGGTGGAAGAGCGTATCGCCGTGCTGGAGCGCTTCGCTGCCTCCCTGAAAGGCCGCTCCGAGGAGCTGGCCCGCGCCATCGGCGAGGAAACCGGCAAGCCGCTGTGGGAAGCCGCCACCGAAGTGACCAGCATGGTCAACAAGGTCGCCATCTCGGTCCAGGCTTTCCGTGAGCGCACCGGCGAGAAGAGCGGCCCGCTGGCCGACGCCACCGCCGTGCTGCGCCACAAGCCCCACGGCGTGGTGGCCGTGTTCGGCCCGTATAACTTCCCTGGCCACCTGCCCAACGGCCATATCGTGCCGGCGCTGCTGGCGGGTAACGCCGTGGTGTTCAAGCCCAGCGAGCTGACCCCGAAGGTTGCCGAGCTGACCCTGCAGGCCTGGATCGAGGCGGGCATTCCCGCTGGCGTGATCAACCTGGTCCAGGGCGCCCGCGATACCGGCGTGGCTCTGGCAGGCAATGGCGACATCGACGGCCTGTTCTTCACTGGCTCCAGCCGCACCGGCAACCTGCTGCACAGCCAGTTTGGCGGTCGCCCGCAGAAGATCCTCGCGCTGGAAATGGGCGGCAACAACCCGCTGGTGGTCGACGAAGTGAAAGACGTCGACGCCGCCGTCTACACCATCATCCAGTCCGCCTTCATTTCCGCCGGCCAGCGCTGCACCTGCGCCCGCCGCCTGCTGGTGCCGCAGGGTGCCTGGGGCGACGCGCTGCTGGAGCGCCTGGTGGCGGTGGCCTCGACCATCAAGGTCGGCCGCTTCGACGAACAACCGGCGCCCTTCATGGGCTCGGTGATTTCCCTCGCCGCTGCCGAGCATCTGATCAAGGCCCAGGACAATCTGCTGGCCAAGGGCGCCAAGCCGTTGCTGGCGATGACCCAGCCGTTGGCTACCGCCGCGCTGCTGACCCCCGGCATCCTCGATGTGACTGTCGTGGCCGAGCGCCCGGACGAAGAGTTCTTCGGCCCGCTGCTGCAGGTGATCCGCTACGCCGACTTCGATGCCGCCGTGCGCGAAGCCAACGCCACCCAGTACGGCCTCGCCGCCGGCCTGCTGTCGGACTCGCGCGAGCGCTATGAGGACTTCCTCATCGAAAGCCGCGCCGGCATCGTCAACTGGAACAAGCAGCTGACCGGCGCCGCCAGCAGCGCGCCGTTCGGCGGCATCGGCGCCTCCGGCAACCACCGCCCGAGCGCCTATTACGCCGCCGATTACTGCGCGTACCCGGTCGCCTCGCTGGAGAGCGACAGCCTGAGCCTGCCTGCAACCCTGACTCCGGGAGTGAGCCTGTGA
- the astB gene encoding N-succinylarginine dihydrolase, which yields MTAYEMNFDGLVGPTHNYGGLSYGNVASQSNSQAASNPREAAKQGLSKMKALMELGFKQGVFAPQERPAVASLRALGFSGTDAEVIAKAAKEAMPLLAAVSSASCMWTANAATVSPSADTADGRVHFTAANLNCKFHRSIEHPQTSRILAAMFNDEQRFAHHAALPAVAQFGDEGAANHTRFCKSYGEAGVEFFVFGRSAFDSRFPAPQRYPARQTLEACQAVALLHGLSDDGVVYAQQNPAVIDQGVFHNDVIAVGNGEVLFHHEDAFLDTERVLAELHDKLGRRGGRFRAVCVPRDQVTVEDAVKSYLFNSQLLTRADGNMLLIVPEECRKNERVWSYLSRLTAEDGPIREVKVFDLKQSMQNGGGPACLRLRVALNDAELAAVNPGVIMTPTLHDTLVTWVDKHYRDRLAESDLADPQLLVECRTALDELTQILKLGSVYPFQLN from the coding sequence ATGACCGCCTATGAAATGAACTTTGATGGCCTGGTCGGACCGACGCACAACTACGGCGGCCTGTCCTACGGCAACGTGGCGTCGCAGAGCAACAGCCAGGCCGCATCCAACCCGCGTGAAGCGGCGAAGCAGGGCCTGTCGAAGATGAAGGCGCTGATGGAGCTGGGCTTCAAGCAGGGTGTATTCGCCCCGCAGGAGCGCCCGGCCGTCGCCTCGCTGCGCGCCCTGGGCTTCTCCGGCACTGACGCCGAAGTCATCGCCAAGGCGGCCAAGGAGGCCATGCCGCTGCTGGCCGCGGTCAGCTCTGCGTCCTGCATGTGGACGGCCAACGCCGCCACCGTCAGCCCCAGTGCCGACACCGCCGATGGTCGCGTGCACTTCACCGCGGCCAACCTGAACTGCAAGTTCCACCGCTCCATCGAGCATCCGCAGACCAGCCGCATCCTCGCGGCGATGTTCAACGACGAGCAGCGCTTCGCCCACCACGCCGCTTTGCCGGCGGTCGCCCAGTTCGGCGACGAGGGTGCGGCCAACCACACGCGCTTCTGCAAGTCCTACGGCGAAGCGGGCGTGGAGTTCTTCGTGTTCGGCCGCAGCGCCTTCGACAGCCGCTTCCCGGCGCCGCAACGCTATCCGGCGCGGCAGACCCTGGAAGCCTGCCAGGCGGTCGCCCTCCTGCACGGCCTGAGCGATGACGGCGTGGTCTATGCCCAGCAAAATCCGGCGGTGATTGACCAGGGCGTGTTCCATAACGACGTGATCGCGGTTGGCAACGGCGAAGTGCTGTTCCACCACGAAGACGCCTTCCTCGACACCGAGCGCGTCCTCGCCGAACTGCACGACAAGCTGGGTCGCCGTGGCGGCCGCTTCCGCGCCGTCTGCGTGCCGCGCGACCAGGTCACTGTGGAAGACGCGGTGAAGTCCTACCTGTTCAACAGCCAACTGCTCACCCGTGCCGACGGCAATATGCTGCTGATCGTCCCGGAGGAGTGCCGCAAGAACGAGCGCGTGTGGAGCTACCTGTCGCGCCTGACTGCCGAGGACGGCCCGATCCGCGAGGTGAAGGTGTTCGACCTCAAGCAGAGCATGCAAAACGGCGGCGGCCCCGCCTGCCTGCGCCTGCGCGTGGCGCTGAACGACGCCGAGCTGGCGGCGGTCAATCCCGGCGTGATCATGACCCCGACCCTGCACGACACCCTGGTCACCTGGGTCGACAAGCACTACCGCGATCGACTTGCCGAGTCCGACCTGGCCGACCCGCAACTGCTGGTCGAGTGCCGGACGGCGTTGGATGAATTGACTCAGATCCTTAAACTGGGCTCGGTTTATCCCTTCCAGCTGAACTGA
- the astE gene encoding succinylglutamate desuccinylase, protein MLALGKLLELTLAGREPTEKIQLTADGTRLHWLAEGALEITPPVARDNGRDLLLSAGIHGNETAPIELIDRLVHRIARGELKPAARVLFLLGNPEAMRRGERYLEQDINRLFCGRHEEGSGNEALRAAELERLAAAFFARDGRPRLHYDLHTAIRGSKIEQFALYPWASGREHSREELARLRSAGIDAVLLQSKPGITFSAYTYSHLGAEAFTLELGKARPFGQNQSVNLDRLEAMLEGVISGQEADSAQLDGLQLFAVSREVIKHSDHFRLHLDDAVDNFTELDHGFLLAEDIGGTRWIVEEQGARIIFPNPRVKNGLRAGILVVPTEL, encoded by the coding sequence ATGCTAGCCCTGGGCAAACTGCTCGAACTGACCCTCGCCGGCCGTGAGCCGACGGAAAAGATTCAGCTCACCGCAGACGGCACCCGTTTGCACTGGCTGGCCGAAGGCGCCCTTGAAATCACTCCGCCGGTGGCGCGGGACAATGGCCGCGACCTGCTGCTCTCGGCCGGTATCCATGGCAACGAGACCGCGCCCATCGAGCTGATCGACCGCCTGGTGCACCGCATCGCCCGCGGCGAGCTGAAGCCGGCGGCGCGGGTGCTGTTCCTGCTCGGCAATCCCGAGGCCATGCGTCGCGGCGAGCGTTACCTGGAACAGGACATCAACCGCCTGTTCTGCGGTCGCCATGAAGAGGGCAGCGGCAACGAGGCCCTGCGCGCGGCGGAGCTCGAGCGACTGGCCGCTGCGTTCTTCGCCCGTGACGGCCGCCCACGCCTGCACTACGACCTGCACACCGCTATCCGCGGCTCGAAGATCGAGCAGTTCGCGCTCTATCCCTGGGCCAGCGGCCGCGAACATTCCCGCGAGGAGCTGGCGCGCCTGCGCAGCGCCGGCATCGACGCCGTGCTGCTGCAGAGCAAGCCGGGCATCACCTTCAGCGCCTACACGTACAGCCACCTGGGCGCCGAGGCCTTCACCCTGGAGCTGGGCAAGGCGCGGCCGTTCGGGCAGAACCAGTCGGTGAACCTGGATCGCCTGGAAGCCATGCTCGAAGGCGTAATCAGCGGCCAGGAGGCAGACAGTGCGCAGCTCGACGGCCTGCAGCTGTTCGCCGTTTCCCGCGAAGTGATCAAGCACAGCGACCACTTCCGCCTTCACCTGGACGACGCGGTGGACAACTTCACCGAGCTGGACCACGGCTTCCTGCTTGCCGAGGACATCGGCGGCACCCGCTGGATAGTGGAAGAGCAGGGGGCGCGGATCATCTTCCCCAACCCGCGGGTGAAGAACGGCCTGCGTGCCGGCATTCTGGTGGTGCCTACCGAGCTCTGA
- the ltaE gene encoding low-specificity L-threonine aldolase gives MSIIDLRSDTVTLPTAGMREAMARAELGDDVYGEDPTVNRLEATLAERLGFAAALFVPTGTMSNLLGLMAHCGRGDEYIVGQQAHTYKYEGGGAAVLGSIQPQPIDGEADGSLDLAKVEAAIKQDDFHFARTRLLALENTMQGKVLPLTYLAAAREMTRRRGLALHLDGARLYNAAVKLGVDAREITRHFDSVSVCLSKGLGAPVGSVLCGDAELIGRARRLRKMVGGGMRQAGGLAAAALYALDHQVERLAEDHANAEALGRGLAELGYSIEPVQTNMVYVGIGEQAGALGEHLAERGIRVSPAARLRLVTHLDVKSAAIPRIVEAFAAFRRS, from the coding sequence ATGTCCATCATCGACCTTCGCAGCGACACCGTGACCCTGCCCACCGCCGGCATGCGCGAGGCGATGGCGCGGGCCGAACTGGGCGATGACGTCTACGGCGAAGACCCGACAGTGAACCGCCTGGAAGCAACCCTGGCCGAGCGCCTGGGTTTCGCTGCCGCGCTGTTCGTGCCTACGGGCACCATGAGCAACCTGCTCGGCCTGATGGCCCACTGCGGCCGGGGCGACGAGTACATCGTCGGCCAGCAGGCACATACCTATAAATATGAAGGTGGTGGCGCCGCCGTGCTGGGTTCGATCCAGCCGCAGCCCATCGATGGCGAAGCCGATGGTTCGCTGGATCTGGCCAAGGTCGAGGCAGCGATCAAGCAGGACGATTTCCACTTCGCCCGCACCCGCCTGCTGGCGCTGGAAAACACCATGCAGGGCAAGGTCCTGCCGCTGACCTACCTGGCGGCTGCACGCGAGATGACCCGCCGTCGTGGCCTGGCGCTGCACCTGGATGGGGCGCGCCTGTACAACGCGGCGGTGAAGCTGGGTGTGGACGCCCGCGAGATCACCCGCCACTTCGATTCCGTTTCGGTCTGCCTTTCCAAGGGCCTTGGTGCGCCGGTGGGTTCGGTGCTCTGTGGCGATGCTGAGCTGATCGGCCGGGCGCGCCGCCTGCGCAAGATGGTCGGCGGTGGCATGCGCCAGGCCGGCGGCCTGGCAGCGGCTGCACTGTATGCGCTGGATCATCAGGTCGAGCGCCTGGCCGAGGACCACGCCAACGCCGAAGCGCTGGGACGTGGCCTCGCGGAACTGGGCTACAGCATCGAGCCGGTACAGACCAACATGGTCTATGTCGGTATCGGCGAGCAGGCCGGCGCTTTGGGCGAGCATTTGGCCGAGCGCGGCATCCGCGTCAGCCCGGCGGCGCGCCTGCGCCTGGTCACTCATCTCGACGTGAAAAGCGCGGCCATTCCTCGAATCGTCGAAGCATTCGCCGCCTTTCGTCGTTCCTGA
- the alaS gene encoding alanine--tRNA ligase, with translation MKSAEIREAFLRFFEEKGHTRVASSSLIPANDPTLLFTNAGMNQFKDCFLGLEKRAYTRATTSQKCVRAGGKHNDLENVGYTARHHTFFEMLGNFSFGDYFKRDAITYAWEFLTSDKWLNLPKDKLWVTVYATDDEAYDIWTKEVGIPAERMVRIGDNKGAPYASDNFWAMGDTGPCGPCTEIFFDHGADIWGGPPGSPEEDGDRYIEIWNNVFMQFNRTADGVMHALPAPSVDTGMGLERISAVLQHVHSNYEIDLFQSLLKASAEAIGCANDNAPSLKVVADHIRSCGFLIADGVLPSNEGRGYVLRRIIRRACRHGNKLGAKGTFFHKIVAALVGEMGEAFPELKQQQAHIERVLKTEEEQFAKTLEQGLKILEQDLSELKGSVIPGNVVFKLYDTYGFPVDLTNDIARERSLTLDEEGFEREMEAQRERARSASAFGMDYNSLVKVDGDTRFLGYQGVSGAGQIIALFKDGKAVEQLNEGEEGVVVLDQTPFYAESGGQVGDSGYLQGAGVRFDVRDTTKAGGAHLHHGVVAQGSLSVGAAVKAEVDASVRQATALNHSATHLLHAALRQVLGDHVQQKGSLVDSQRLRFDFSHFEAIKPEQLKQLEDIVNTEIRKNSEVETEETDIESAKNKGAMALFGEKYGDQVRVLSMGGSFSVELCGGTHVSRTGDIGLFKITSEGGVASGVRRIEAVTGAAALAYLNGAEEQLKEAAGLVKGSRDNLLDKLSGLIERNRQLEKELEQLKAKAASAAGDDLAGSAVDVGGVKVLSSRLDGLDGKALLALVDQLKNKLGSGVILLGGVFEEKVVLVAGVTQDLTGKLKAGDLMKQAAAAVGGKGGGRPDMAQGGGVDAGKLDEALALAVKFVEQGL, from the coding sequence ATGAAAAGCGCTGAAATCCGTGAAGCCTTCCTCCGCTTCTTCGAAGAGAAGGGGCACACCCGCGTAGCGTCCAGTTCGCTGATCCCCGCGAACGACCCGACCCTGCTGTTCACCAACGCAGGCATGAACCAGTTCAAGGACTGCTTCCTGGGTCTGGAAAAGCGCGCCTACACCCGCGCCACCACCAGCCAGAAGTGCGTGCGTGCCGGCGGCAAGCACAATGACCTGGAAAACGTCGGTTACACCGCGCGCCACCACACCTTCTTCGAAATGCTGGGCAACTTCAGCTTCGGCGACTATTTCAAGCGCGACGCCATCACCTACGCCTGGGAATTCCTCACCTCGGACAAGTGGCTGAACCTGCCCAAGGACAAGCTCTGGGTCACCGTCTACGCCACCGATGACGAGGCCTACGACATCTGGACCAAGGAAGTCGGCATTCCGGCCGAGCGCATGGTCCGTATCGGCGACAACAAGGGCGCGCCGTACGCCTCCGACAACTTCTGGGCGATGGGCGACACCGGTCCGTGCGGCCCGTGCACCGAGATCTTCTTCGACCACGGCGCCGACATCTGGGGCGGCCCGCCAGGCTCGCCGGAAGAAGACGGCGACCGCTACATCGAGATCTGGAACAACGTCTTCATGCAGTTCAACCGCACCGCGGACGGCGTCATGCACGCGCTGCCGGCGCCGAGCGTGGACACCGGCATGGGTCTTGAGCGCATCAGCGCCGTGCTGCAGCACGTCCACTCGAACTACGAGATCGACCTGTTCCAGAGCCTGCTGAAGGCTTCCGCAGAAGCCATTGGCTGCGCCAACGACAACGCGCCGTCGCTGAAAGTCGTGGCCGACCACATCCGTTCGTGCGGCTTCCTGATCGCCGACGGCGTGCTGCCTTCCAACGAAGGCCGCGGCTACGTGCTGCGCCGCATCATCCGTCGCGCCTGCCGCCACGGTAACAAGCTGGGCGCCAAGGGTACCTTCTTCCACAAGATCGTGGCCGCGCTGGTCGGCGAGATGGGCGAAGCCTTCCCCGAGCTCAAGCAGCAGCAGGCGCACATCGAGCGTGTGCTGAAGACCGAGGAAGAGCAGTTCGCCAAGACCCTGGAGCAGGGCCTGAAGATCCTCGAGCAGGACCTGTCCGAGCTCAAGGGCAGCGTCATCCCCGGCAACGTGGTGTTCAAGCTGTACGACACCTACGGCTTCCCGGTGGACCTGACCAACGACATCGCCCGCGAGCGCAGCCTGACCCTCGACGAGGAAGGCTTCGAGCGCGAGATGGAGGCCCAGCGCGAGCGCGCCCGCTCCGCCAGCGCCTTCGGCATGGATTACAACAGCCTGGTGAAAGTGGATGGCGACACCCGCTTCCTCGGCTACCAGGGCGTTTCCGGCGCTGGCCAGATCATCGCGCTGTTCAAGGATGGCAAGGCCGTCGAGCAACTGAACGAAGGCGAGGAGGGCGTCGTCGTCCTCGACCAGACCCCGTTCTACGCCGAGTCCGGCGGTCAGGTCGGTGATAGCGGCTACCTGCAGGGTGCCGGCGTGCGCTTCGACGTGCGCGACACCACCAAGGCCGGCGGTGCGCACCTGCACCACGGTGTGGTTGCCCAGGGCAGCCTGAGCGTGGGCGCGGCTGTCAAAGCCGAAGTCGACGCCTCCGTGCGCCAGGCCACTGCGCTGAACCACTCCGCTACCCACCTGCTGCACGCCGCGCTGCGCCAGGTGCTGGGCGATCACGTCCAGCAGAAAGGCTCGCTGGTCGACAGTCAGCGCCTGCGCTTCGACTTCAGCCACTTCGAGGCGATCAAGCCCGAGCAGCTGAAGCAGCTGGAGGACATCGTCAACACTGAGATCCGCAAGAACTCCGAGGTCGAGACCGAAGAGACCGACATCGAATCCGCCAAGAACAAGGGCGCCATGGCGCTGTTCGGCGAGAAGTACGGTGATCAGGTGCGCGTGCTGAGCATGGGCGGCAGCTTCTCCGTCGAACTTTGCGGCGGCACGCACGTGTCCCGTACCGGCGACATCGGCCTGTTCAAGATCACCAGCGAAGGCGGTGTGGCCTCCGGCGTGCGCCGTATCGAAGCGGTCACCGGCGCCGCTGCGCTGGCTTACCTCAATGGTGCCGAAGAGCAGCTCAAGGAAGCGGCCGGCCTGGTCAAGGGCAGCCGTGACAACCTGCTGGACAAGCTGTCCGGCCTGATCGAGCGCAACCGTCAGCTGGAAAAAGAGCTGGAACAGCTCAAGGCCAAGGCCGCCAGCGCAGCCGGCGACGACCTGGCGGGTTCCGCCGTGGACGTCGGCGGCGTGAAGGTGCTGTCCTCGCGTCTCGACGGCCTCGATGGCAAGGCGCTGCTGGCGCTGGTCGACCAACTGAAGAACAAGCTGGGCAGCGGCGTGATCCTGCTGGGCGGCGTGTTCGAAGAGAAGGTCGTGCTGGTCGCCGGTGTGACCCAGGATCTGACCGGCAAGCTCAAGGCCGGTGATCTGATGAAGCAGGCCGCTGCAGCCGTGGGTGGGAAGGGCGGTGGTCGCCCGGACATGGCTCAGGGCGGTGGCGTGGATGCCGGCAAGCTGGACGAAGCTCTGGCACTGGCAGTGAAATTTGTCGAACAGGGCCTCTAA
- a CDS encoding aspartate kinase, whose protein sequence is MALIVQKFGGTSVGTVERIEQVAEKVKKFREAGDDIVVVVSAMSGETNRLIGLAKQIMDQPIPRELDVMVSTGEQVTIALLSMALMKRGVPAVSYTGNQVRILTDSSHTKARILSIDDANIRADLKAGRVVVVAGFQGVDEHGNITTLGRGGSDTTGVALAAALKADECQIYTDVDGVYTTDPRVVPQARRLDKITFEEMLEMASLGSKVLQIRSVEFAGKYNVPLRVLHSFQEGPGTLITLDEEESMEQPIISGIAFNRDEAKLTIRGVPDTPGVAFKILGPISAANVEVDMIVQNVSHDNTTDFTFTVHRNDYQAALEILKQTATSIGAREATGDTNIAKVSIVGVGMRSHAGVASRMFEALAKETINIQMISTSEIKVSVVIEEKYLELAVRALHTAFELDAPARQGE, encoded by the coding sequence ATGGCTTTGATCGTACAGAAGTTTGGAGGGACCTCCGTCGGCACCGTCGAGAGAATCGAGCAGGTAGCCGAGAAGGTGAAGAAATTCCGTGAAGCAGGCGACGACATCGTCGTAGTGGTGTCCGCCATGAGCGGCGAGACCAACCGCCTGATTGGTCTGGCCAAACAGATCATGGACCAGCCGATCCCGCGTGAGCTGGACGTCATGGTCTCCACCGGCGAGCAGGTGACCATCGCCCTGCTGAGCATGGCGCTGATGAAGCGCGGCGTGCCGGCGGTGTCCTACACCGGTAACCAGGTCCGTATCCTGACCGACAGTTCCCACACCAAGGCGCGTATCCTGAGCATCGACGATGCGAACATTCGCGCAGATCTGAAGGCTGGCCGCGTAGTCGTGGTCGCCGGCTTCCAGGGTGTGGATGAGCACGGCAATATCACCACCCTCGGCCGTGGCGGCTCCGACACCACCGGCGTGGCCCTGGCGGCGGCGCTGAAAGCTGACGAGTGCCAGATCTACACCGACGTCGATGGCGTCTACACCACCGACCCGCGCGTCGTGCCGCAGGCGCGCCGCCTGGACAAGATCACCTTCGAAGAGATGCTGGAAATGGCCAGCCTCGGTTCCAAGGTGCTGCAGATCCGTTCGGTGGAATTCGCCGGCAAGTACAACGTCCCGCTGCGCGTGCTGCACAGCTTCCAGGAGGGTCCGGGCACCCTCATTACCCTTGATGAAGAGGAATCCATGGAACAGCCGATCATCTCCGGCATCGCCTTCAACCGCGACGAAGCCAAGCTGACCATCCGTGGCGTACCGGATACCCCCGGCGTTGCTTTCAAGATTCTCGGCCCGATCAGTGCCGCCAATGTAGAAGTCGACATGATCGTGCAGAACGTCTCGCACGATAACACCACCGACTTCACCTTCACCGTGCACCGCAACGACTACCAGGCCGCCCTGGAAATCCTCAAGCAGACCGCCACCAGCATCGGTGCGCGCGAAGCCACCGGCGACACCAACATCGCCAAGGTTTCCATCGTCGGCGTCGGCATGCGCTCCCATGCCGGTGTCGCCAGCCGCATGTTCGAAGCCCTGGCCAAGGAGACCATCAATATCCAGATGATCTCCACCTCGGAAATCAAGGTTTCTGTGGTCATCGAAGAGAAGTACCTCGAGCTGGCGGTCCGTGCTCTGCACACCGCATTTGAACTCGACGCCCCCGCCCGACAGGGCGAGTAA